The nucleotide window TCGGGTTTTTGCTGACCGTACACCGGGGAGCGGGGATCACCCGGGATCGGATCGTTGCCCACCTTGAGGGGCGCGGCATCCAGACCCGCATGTTGTTTGCCGGCAACCTGATCAAGCACCCCTGTTTTGACGAGTTTCGGCAGGCAGACACCGGCTACCGTGTTGTCGGGGCGCTGGAACAGACCGACAGGATCATGCACGACACCTTCTGGGTCGGTGTCTATCCCGGCATGACCGATGCCATGCTGGACTATGTGATAGAGAGCCTGCTGGATGCCACCAGAGGCAGCAATCGGAAAGGTCGTACCCTATGACGCAGAAGATTCCGCAGCCGCTGTTCGTGCTGGAAATGGCCAATAACCATATGGGTGACCTTCAGCATGGTCTTGAGGTCATCCGGCGCTTTGGCCAGGTGTGCAGGAGCCATCCCCGGTTCAGTTTTGCCTTCAAGTTGCAGTACCGGGATCTGGACACCTTCATCCATCCCTCGAAGCAGGGGCGGGACGACATCAAGTACATCAAGCGATTTTCGGAAACACGCCTCAGCCGCGAGCAGTTCGACCTGTTGATCGCCGAGATGCGCAGCAATGGCTTCATCACCATGGCAACACCATTCGACGAGCCGTCCGTTGACGTGATCACCTCGCAGCAGTTGGACATCATCAAGATTGCCAGCTGTTCCTTCACAGACTGGCCCTTGTTGGAGAAAATCGCCGGCACCTGCCTGCCGATCGTGGCCTCGACCGCAGGAGCCGGCCTTGATGAGATAGACAAGGTAATCAGTTTCTTTGTGCACAGGAACAAGGAGTTCGCCATCATGCACTGCGTCGGGGAGTATCCGACCCCGGATGAGCATCTGCACCTGTCGCAGCTCGATTTCCTCAGAACCCGCTACCCAGGCGTTCGCATCGGGTTTTCCACCCACGAAAACCCTGATCACACCGATATCGTCAAGTTGGCCATCGCCAAAGGGGCATCCATCTTCGAGAAACATGTCGGTGTTGCCACGGAGCGTTGGCCTCTCAATGCCTACTCCGCGTCGCCTGAACAGGTCGACAAGTGGCTTGCGGCGGCAGAACAGACCTATGCGTTGTGCGGTATCGGCGAAGAACGCCTTCCGGAAAATCCTGTCGAAATTGCCAGTCTTCGTTCACTGCGGCGCGGGGTTTTTGCCAGAAGGGATATTGCCGCCAGTGAGCAGATCAGGACGGAGGACGTTTACTTTGCCTTCCCGCCCGAAGAGGGACAGATTACGGCCAATGAATGGTCGAAATATTGTCAATGCACCGCCCGGCAGAAGATAGGGACCGATGGCGCCATAACCGGCACGAATGCCGATCTGGTGGACCAGCAGAAGAAAGTGCTGCACATTGTGCAACACGTGAGAAAACTTCTGCGTGACAGCGGCATCACCTTCCCGGGATGCTCCGATCTGGAGATCTCCCACCATTACGGCATAGATCGCTTTTGGGAATGCGGCCTGACCATGCTGACCGTCGTTAACCGATCCTATTGCAAGAAATTGCTGATCGTCATGCCAGGGCAGCGGCACCCGGAGCAGCACCACACCCAGAAGGAAGAAACGTTCCATGTGCTCTACGGCACGATTGAACTGGAACTCGACGGTTCGGTGCAGATCTGCCGGCCCGGGGACGTTGCTACGGTCAGTCCCGGCGTCCGCCATGCCTTCAGCTCGCCGGACGGTGCGATTATCGAGGAAATATCCAGTACCCATTACCAGGATGACTCTTTCTACACGGACCCGTTGATCAGCCAGAATAAAGGTCGCAAAACCATGATCAGTTTCTGGATGGAATGATGGACACCTATCGCATTTCCGACTACATCGCCGATTTTGTGGCAGATCTCGGGGTCAGCCACGTCTTTTTATTGCCAGGCGGCGGAGCCATGCATCTGGTGGATGCAATGGGGAAATGCCCCCGCCTCACGGCCGTCCCCTGCTTGCATGAACAGGCCTGCGCCATTGCCGCCGAGGCCTATTCCCGCATCAACGAGCACATTGGCGTAGCGGTCGTGACAACCGGCCCTGGCGCAACCAATGCCATCACCGGTGTTGCGGGCGCATGGATCGAATCCGTGCCGATGCTGGTGATCTCGGGACAGGTCAAGCGGTCCGACATGCTGGATGGTGCTCCTCTCCGCCAGAAAGGTGTGCAAGAGGTCGACATCATCAGCATGGTCAGGCCCATCACCAAGTACGCCGTCACCATCCGGCATCCTGAAGATATCCGCAGGGAGCTGGAAACGGCGGTGCATTGCGCGACCACCGGGAGAAAGGGGCCGGTCTGGATTGATGTGCCCCTGGATATCCAGGGGGCGCCGGTTGTGCCGACGACCCTGCCTAAGTGTGCAGAACCGTTGCCGAAAGCGCCCTTCTCCCCCACCGGTGAGATCATCGACAAGACCCTTTCATTGCTCGCCCGGGCGGAGCGGCCGCTCATTCTGGCCGGTCACGGCATCCGGCTTGCCGGCGCTGCCGGGCAGTTCCGGGAACTGGTCGAGAGACTGGGAGTTCCGGTCGTAACCACCTGGAATGCCCTTGACCTCCTCCCTTACGATCATCCCCTGCTGGTGGGGAGGCCCGGCGTTGTCGCCTTACGCGCACCGAACTTTGCGGTACAGAATTGTGATCTGCTGCTCTCCATCGGCAGCCGGCTTGACAACATCATTACCGCATACAATCCCCGGGGGTTTGCCCGCGCCGCTAAAAAGATCGTGGTAGATGCGGACATTCACGAGATTCAAAAGCTGGACATGAATGTGGAGTTGCCGATCGTGGCAGATGCAGCCATCTTTCTCCGTGAGCTCGACGCCCAAACGGCCGGCCACTCCTCGCTTGCCGTCTCTGACTGGCGTGACCGCTGCAAGGGCTGGAAACTGCGCTATGGAATCGAGGAAGAGGTGAGCTTTGCCGCGGAAGGGGAAATCACCCATTTCCAGGCCATGGATGCCTTGTCCGAAGCCATCCCGGCAGACACTCTGGTCAGCACCGGCAGTTCCGGCTTGGCGGTGGAGGTCTTCTACACCATCTTCCGCAATAAACCGGGGCAGCGGGTTTTTCTTACCTCCGGGCTCGGTTCGATGGGGTACGGCCTGCCGGCCGCCATCGGCGCCTGCTTTGCCAACGGTTGCCGGCCCATGGTCGCCATAGAAAGCGACGGCAGCCTCCAACTCAACATTCAGGAGCTGGCCACCCTGCGGGCCTTTAATCTCCCTATCTGCCTGATCGTCCTGAACAATGCCGGCTATGCCTCCATCCGCAACACCATGCGCAACTACTTTGACGGCCGCTACGTCGGCACCGGCCCCGAGGCCGGTCTGTGGCTGCCCGACCTTGAAGCGCTGGCCCGAACCTACGACATTCCCTTCCGTCGCATCAGCGATGCAGCGGAACTGGGCGCGCTGCACGAACTGATGGCCCTGCCCCGCCCGCTGCTGATTGACCTGCGACTTGTCTCCAACGAGGTCCTGGCGCCCAAGGTCGCCGCCCTGCCGCAGCCTGACGGTTCCATGCTCTCCATGCCGCTGGAGGATATGAGCCCGCTGCTGTCGCTCGACGTGCTCACGTCCGAGATGCTCATCCCCCTGAGCGAAGCCTCGTTGCGCTGTTCCCGCCGATGATGCACTCCGGCTCCCCATATCAAGCGGTAATCTTCGATCTGGACGGCACCCTGATCGACTCTTCCCCCAGCATTCTGAAATGCTTTGGCCGGACGCTTGCCGCGGCAGGATTGCAGCCACTGGTTCCGCTCAGCGATTCGCTCATCGGCCCACCGCTGCGTCAAACATTGATAAACCTGACGGGATTGGCCGACACTGCCCACCTGGACCGGCTGGTTGACGATTTCAAGCAATGCTACGATACGGAAGGCTACAAAGCGACGCGAGTGTATGACGGCATCGGGGAATTGCTCTCGCAGATGCACGCACTCCATATCCCCCTGGCTATCGCCACCAACAAGCGCCGCATCCCGACCATGAAGATTCTCGAACATCTCGGTTGGCGCGACTACTTCCATATTGTGGGCACCCTCGATACGCCCACTCCTCCTCACGCAAATAAAGCTACGCTTATTAGCTACTTGCTAAAGGAACTGGGGGTTTATGCCGAAAAGTCGTTGTATGTGGGAGACAAATGGGAGGACGGCGAGGCCGCTGCTGCCAACGGCATGCGTTTCTGTGCCGCAGGATGGGGGTATGGGGCGTGGGATAGGGATAGAATGCCGCAGGACTGGCTCTTCATCCCCGATGCCGGGGAATTGGGGTGTAGATCAAGCACCCTGACGGTAGCACAGAGGGATTGATCGAAGTATAGAGCCGGAACACATTCAAAAGGAGCATCAGAGCCATGCCTGATACGCAGTTGAACCCCCAGGAAACAAACAACAGGAATAAGCTCAAGGCCGAGAAACCGTATGTCTATGAGAAGATCATCAGGTTCGACGAGAAATACAGGCGGGGCGAAAGCATCGCCATTATCCAGTTTCAATACAACTATACCTGTAACTTCACCTGCGAACACTGCTCGATCAAACGCTTCCAGGGCAAGGAAGACAAGCGTTCCTTCACCATTCCGGATGTCAGGGAACTCTTCCGCCAAGCCGATGAACTGGGCTTGGCACGGGTCACCATCACCGGCGGAGAGCCCTTGGTATTCAAGGACTTTGACGATCTGGTCGCCGCTATCGACCCGCAGAAATTCTATATCAATTGCGATACAAACGGCTGGCTGCTGGATGACAGCCGCGCACGGCATCTGAAGGAAATCGGCGTCGACCGGATTCAGTTGAGCATCGACAGCCTCAATGCCGAGGAGCACGACAGATTCCGCCAGGTAAAAGGTTCCTTTGACCGGGCCATCAAATCAATTGATTCCGCCATTGGAGCGGGATTGGCCATTTTCGTCCAAACGGTTGTTACCAAGCAGCGGCTGCACTCAAAAGAATTTCTGGAGTTTCTCGAATATTTCAATGGCAGGGGGATCGGTGTGTTTGTTACCTATGCCAAGCCGGTTGGAGCCTGGGAGGGGAACTTCGATTCGATGGTCGACCGTGCTGACATGGAGTACATGAAAGAACTGGAAAAAAAACACAACGTTTTTACGCACCTGACTCCGGCCTACGGGCTTGACATGGGATGCATCGCCGTCAAGGGGATGTTCTCGGTCACCCAGTACGGCGATGTCCTGCCATGCCCCTATATTCATGCATCCATAGGCAACGTTTTTAAAGAGCCGTTAAAAGATATCCTAAAGCGGGGTATGAGTATCAAATACTTCGGGGAACACGTAGACACATGCATGATTGCCGAAGACCGCGAGTTCATAGATAAATATGTCGTGAACCGAATTTATGGCAAACCACTACCTGTATCCTGCTCAGAGGTTTTTAACGACGAGGATGAAACAATCAAACCATTCCACCAGGAGATATAGGATTGGATACTATTCTCTTCATAGTGCCACCCAATATCAGTTTTAACAGTTTCATGCATCCGGCCGCGAATGAACGGGTGGTAGCTAAAAAATCAGGGAATTATGGTAGCATCGTTAACGAGATACCGATCGGATTGCTTGCCCTCAGTGCCTTCATAAAAGAAAAAATAGAGGTTCGAGCGAAGCTTATCGATTTCAATATCATTATTAACAAGTTAGATGAATTCGTCTGGGATTCCTTCGCCTCATTATTCCATGAGGTTCTCTCCTCCAAAGAAGTAACTGATTTTGCGCCAACTCTCATAGGAATTTCCGCACTGTTTACACCTTCATATCAAAGCATGCTGGACATCGCCCAATGCAGCAAAGAACTGTATCCGCACGCTCTTGTTGTTGCGGGTGGCGGCGTACCGACGAATATGTACGATGCCATTTTCAAAGACAGTCCATACTTCGATGCATTATGCTACGGCGAAGGCGAATTGCCGATGCTGGGACTGTTGCAGTCAGATGACAGGCACCGATACCTGGGTGAGAGCCCATCATGGATCACACGGGAAAAGGTGGCAGCTACTAGTAAGTTCACCCTTGATCTTATTGAAGATATTGACGATATACCGTTTCTTGATTTCGGTCTCCTCCGGATAGATGATTATATATCGAACTCCATCAATGCGCTCTTTCCCCTCGCGCAGAAGCAATTGAAGAATATCGGATACATGACTTCCAGGGGATGTGTGCACAGATGCTGTTTCTGCTCGTCGCATACCGTGCATGGCAGAAAAATGCGTTACCATAGTGTGCAAAGGGTGCAGGCCGAGCTTGAACACCTGAAAAATACCTACGGAATCGGAAATATTATCTTCTACGATGATCACTTCATGGCAGACAAGCAACGTGTTCTGAATATCATCGAGATCATGAAGTCGCAGAGTCTGACAGCCTTTTTTCCGAACTCGCTGGCTCTGTATGCTCTTGACAAAAATATCCTTGAGGCGCTCAAGGGCATTGGCGTCGATCACCTTGTACTGTCTGTTGAATCCGGCAGTGGTCGTGTCTTGAAGGAGATCATGCACAAGCCGCTCAACCCCGCCATCATAAAACGGGTAGTCGATGATTGCCGCGATCTCGGCATCGCCACGGATCTCTCCATCCTGATCGGACTTCCAGGAGAGACGAAACAGGATATTGAAGATGCGAGAATATTTTTGCGGTCACTCATGCCGAACTGGTTCAGAATCAGCATTGCAACGCCATTGGCAGGAAGTGAAATGCTGGATATATGTCTCAAAAATGATTATCTACGGGGAGATTACCTCAGTTGTGACTTTAAAAAGGCCATCATTGAAACCGATGATTT belongs to Geobacter sp. SVR and includes:
- a CDS encoding B12-binding domain-containing radical SAM protein, whose protein sequence is MDTILFIVPPNISFNSFMHPAANERVVAKKSGNYGSIVNEIPIGLLALSAFIKEKIEVRAKLIDFNIIINKLDEFVWDSFASLFHEVLSSKEVTDFAPTLIGISALFTPSYQSMLDIAQCSKELYPHALVVAGGGVPTNMYDAIFKDSPYFDALCYGEGELPMLGLLQSDDRHRYLGESPSWITREKVAATSKFTLDLIEDIDDIPFLDFGLLRIDDYISNSINALFPLAQKQLKNIGYMTSRGCVHRCCFCSSHTVHGRKMRYHSVQRVQAELEHLKNTYGIGNIIFYDDHFMADKQRVLNIIEIMKSQSLTAFFPNSLALYALDKNILEALKGIGVDHLVLSVESGSGRVLKEIMHKPLNPAIIKRVVDDCRDLGIATDLSILIGLPGETKQDIEDARIFLRSLMPNWFRISIATPLAGSEMLDICLKNDYLRGDYLSCDFKKAIIETDDFTPEYIVEKAYELNLELNFVANSDFRLGQYSVALKGFENTIRVKNDHALAHYYAAQCCKQLHMDSEYQNHREIYYQIISASEYWASYVHHFKLADLE
- a CDS encoding HAD family hydrolase, which encodes MMHSGSPYQAVIFDLDGTLIDSSPSILKCFGRTLAAAGLQPLVPLSDSLIGPPLRQTLINLTGLADTAHLDRLVDDFKQCYDTEGYKATRVYDGIGELLSQMHALHIPLAIATNKRRIPTMKILEHLGWRDYFHIVGTLDTPTPPHANKATLISYLLKELGVYAEKSLYVGDKWEDGEAAAANGMRFCAAGWGYGAWDRDRMPQDWLFIPDAGELGCRSSTLTVAQRD
- a CDS encoding N-acetylneuraminate synthase family protein: MTQKIPQPLFVLEMANNHMGDLQHGLEVIRRFGQVCRSHPRFSFAFKLQYRDLDTFIHPSKQGRDDIKYIKRFSETRLSREQFDLLIAEMRSNGFITMATPFDEPSVDVITSQQLDIIKIASCSFTDWPLLEKIAGTCLPIVASTAGAGLDEIDKVISFFVHRNKEFAIMHCVGEYPTPDEHLHLSQLDFLRTRYPGVRIGFSTHENPDHTDIVKLAIAKGASIFEKHVGVATERWPLNAYSASPEQVDKWLAAAEQTYALCGIGEERLPENPVEIASLRSLRRGVFARRDIAASEQIRTEDVYFAFPPEEGQITANEWSKYCQCTARQKIGTDGAITGTNADLVDQQKKVLHIVQHVRKLLRDSGITFPGCSDLEISHHYGIDRFWECGLTMLTVVNRSYCKKLLIVMPGQRHPEQHHTQKEETFHVLYGTIELELDGSVQICRPGDVATVSPGVRHAFSSPDGAIIEEISSTHYQDDSFYTDPLISQNKGRKTMISFWME
- a CDS encoding thiamine pyrophosphate-binding protein, with amino-acid sequence MMDTYRISDYIADFVADLGVSHVFLLPGGGAMHLVDAMGKCPRLTAVPCLHEQACAIAAEAYSRINEHIGVAVVTTGPGATNAITGVAGAWIESVPMLVISGQVKRSDMLDGAPLRQKGVQEVDIISMVRPITKYAVTIRHPEDIRRELETAVHCATTGRKGPVWIDVPLDIQGAPVVPTTLPKCAEPLPKAPFSPTGEIIDKTLSLLARAERPLILAGHGIRLAGAAGQFRELVERLGVPVVTTWNALDLLPYDHPLLVGRPGVVALRAPNFAVQNCDLLLSIGSRLDNIITAYNPRGFARAAKKIVVDADIHEIQKLDMNVELPIVADAAIFLRELDAQTAGHSSLAVSDWRDRCKGWKLRYGIEEEVSFAAEGEITHFQAMDALSEAIPADTLVSTGSSGLAVEVFYTIFRNKPGQRVFLTSGLGSMGYGLPAAIGACFANGCRPMVAIESDGSLQLNIQELATLRAFNLPICLIVLNNAGYASIRNTMRNYFDGRYVGTGPEAGLWLPDLEALARTYDIPFRRISDAAELGALHELMALPRPLLIDLRLVSNEVLAPKVAALPQPDGSMLSMPLEDMSPLLSLDVLTSEMLIPLSEASLRCSRR
- a CDS encoding radical SAM/SPASM domain-containing protein codes for the protein MPDTQLNPQETNNRNKLKAEKPYVYEKIIRFDEKYRRGESIAIIQFQYNYTCNFTCEHCSIKRFQGKEDKRSFTIPDVRELFRQADELGLARVTITGGEPLVFKDFDDLVAAIDPQKFYINCDTNGWLLDDSRARHLKEIGVDRIQLSIDSLNAEEHDRFRQVKGSFDRAIKSIDSAIGAGLAIFVQTVVTKQRLHSKEFLEFLEYFNGRGIGVFVTYAKPVGAWEGNFDSMVDRADMEYMKELEKKHNVFTHLTPAYGLDMGCIAVKGMFSVTQYGDVLPCPYIHASIGNVFKEPLKDILKRGMSIKYFGEHVDTCMIAEDREFIDKYVVNRIYGKPLPVSCSEVFNDEDETIKPFHQEI